The Bombus vancouverensis nearcticus chromosome 12, iyBomVanc1_principal, whole genome shotgun sequence genome contains a region encoding:
- the LOC117155077 gene encoding uncharacterized protein LOC117155077 isoform X3: protein MASNMQSFPRMLKMLRENSNIKEKREALTYIRSNSKKLESTKSIKEEQYKELCKLVIDAFANGNNDIQNEAYETLNVVIQDFKDHTLNLFEAMWQISPKNRLKILKLLEVVEDNAISTFAYDAYAVNFFNNCMCTIQTNTMPWTASNACVDNLQALIDAETKPLSDDQRVEEETINYCITLLRRLYKVAATTSDIKVQRFHALLMDKVILLAYMGHKRQRGPALKLLQQALATNIVSHVRTKLAPAWTRYIATLQSTYCKRMLLLVSTCELDWATQWNVSIQFLGVDLHRGAGLINNLLSVEEKAFKSTDTIIRRQAFLSWKLLVDNFALDPQELATARRVKLLCIPLNAKNSKTELIALTKLEVWWHVIIKLYKDIQKFVNPVITQFLNFCFGPLGDTPLLSSKFDVVASPGKRFFKTKVVAVDALCQLLVTKQDSYTAPILEERLPHPISDVVFRECYKSIIHSVGEALLVLSQLTNAEMKNRYQFGKILWTSLVSYVKIKIRSESKVTEKEIMYKDMTRVITELTNYAGDKPMIKDLILDTILFEIADLSTDFDFQDDTLSKLVFKFLQTSILNKAEKNHYKALKCLFWQCIKSQKKNVYYLHAFNCLKEMHEKIYLLLNAEDKNESVILELWFILACILGEYMSDIQEINEGSTTEHNFKTVESIVAFPFMYIHLEDHKQVQEVAKAWKCLYKHFEMRTDLITTVKSNEILLNIASIMQHCLTENEGSSNLILNCLDVLLKTINYKLLLANTEVPSIIHLIVDLVMYFLSHKRTKECERALKALSAVIITIYGYNAEKAILYLFVCKPAIELMLQSELEMLHKEIASTWESVIIIFKGLGKLINYSLLSSYKKIIIKALNHSSLDIQVQTMSLFQLKNALCDSPKLILEEIEKEVGKNKILSKPEITKMKNDQIEKSLNQVSSDFLKGTNSQKLVKESEPVKNTEKKVSIDTESQDYVFIKTNLKFDVNRLTEHQKESLKRRKEDIAALYNDLSQSSSQDTQNLQEWFDKKSKSLGEAEKDHNKKDNISIRNMLDDDANKENKIEMKELEAVSKSIAENDTKSTDNVEQNIPLESIQKAKDNAYSNENLLIEEDQMITVKNAYDNADPETSADLDANTQEKSLENKDDKSLSPSMLDSSKRRNRYNVAVKPVTPSKLEEIIYNQPGQSNTNKILRSSLKTKLIHDKSEIINKQKASENVENKLTKEEKRGIKRKSISDSESETANVRQRRKVLLTETASDSDRCESVENDNAVTSVIAIDEANLSQRTRNEISRLRINMVFDSPLSRSRRSKCCDDKKQPEENKGANIAKREAKHRGRPRRSDKVEVKKGEDTRKILQNKKSGLEEQRKVKENTKEETAETEVNSKSIPNNKCDLLNTERAIEINDTVQNIKFTEGRSHTQDDMGDVVEDSQALSKLDKSKLSKVRIELNKIEDTKAISQNKKNSLEGEKEVGEKKQKENVQTEITSKSISDDKCDLLYTKKSTENNVEVVNNNKSYSETQILNQDLKSIEGKNQTQDDAEDIVESSQETLELLKKCTEKQCFIKINKVDDISPLMKCCDATAENEEVAKIVSNDCDNDNIKVPKDNFKEFEETNEISISEPKISTPIIENNLCDNEKDSVSEVQKVNDGSVFKSLLELSSPKSNIKRQTKLKTFSAQGRAAHMLGLVTKQARMEAEDYVINSDEEHTVKRVKSKDTDNDMLLGKKEQAPMLKEVDKITATCSSRQEKIFNNMRSTDYCSSPPIKLFSNLKNDGEKVFTKADKSVDCISAQTDAQTDKIGEETMLQVDELPILEWSSANPPSLTASPSASILKRQRQYIPEPDPEAVTPSKRKRVSFADPPVSKEMGYEITSTDSIYKAIKFTSRGLVRKDSPLRLKQIKQKLVSTDSDKLEKDEETDVTNASEVDIQCERENELLTKIAEELEYSENVTIDTDVQMCNSVDGSTNAVPMPNNIKIDNLNIELEITQDSTSSKHVKRTFTSKIDQSKKDEILEVSKDCNVSLENNEFDHSMTQEDMFTGIDTKHNDFVEERTSDIDTSAIENTSIMNNSLDLLKFNVQDNSIIKHSSEKHANSEYLDDTIDAANLTVLNSSANSDEIFCGKLIRTSTQATENMQENIQEQDTLPVTDSVFGSLPSSQDVDASKTNSQAMYEVAQTTGSESSNGTTTQITSMPASSKVTISTSENDTENSSSCARNAVTTTQATKTVGTCTSIDSIYLSKAGANKATKSVAAQMALEDLLDEIDVNLVLESAVRRCTPEKLLLQYKNKMRHVSQVELESETIRMLGTENRKNSNEVILKMACRACGVNKVLLRLPDIFSADKQFFVKVLNTYRKKIKTSDCLDILDFNEVKDAVYEKCISSELAEMLSKKLKEEEQQGIRKPMTELSSLNAMLKRMPMDVIISHTVANDELIPPRVVLDIALQNNSPADIAQALESQSSPVMENIFSKFWTSQFAVECIEQFCESKEDLLKIFEAVSSKFSREDLLQVFYESMKAKLMVKQEND from the exons ATGGCTTCTAACATGCAATCTTTCCCGCGAATGCTGAAAATGCTGCGGGAAAATAGCAATATCAAGGAAAAACGGGAAGCTTTAACCTATATCCGCAG TAACAGTAAAAAATTAGAATCTACAAAATCTATTAAAGAAGAGCAATATAAGGAATTATGTAAACTGGTTATAGATGCATTTGCAAATGGAAATAATGACATACAGAATGAAGCATATGAAACATTAAATGTAGTTATTCAGGACTTCAAAGATCATACTTTAAATTTATTTGAAGCTATGTGGCAGATAAGTCCAAAAAATAg ATTAAAAATTCTTAAGTTATTAGAGGTAGTTGAAGACAATGCTATATCAACATTTGCTTATGACGCATATGCTGTAAACTTCTTTAATAATTGTATGTGTACAATACAAACAAATACAATGCCATGGACGGCATCAAATGCATGCGTAGATAATCTACAAGCATTGATAGATGCAGAAACTAAGCCACTATCAGATGACCAAAGGGTAGAAGAAGAAACAATTAACTATTGTATAACTTTATTAAGAAGATTGTATAAAGTGGCTGCAACAACATCAGATATTAAAGTTCAAAGA TTTCATGCCCTGTTAATGGATAAAGTAATACTGTTAGCTTATATGGGTCATAAAAGACAAAGAGGTCCTGCTTTAAAACTTTTACAACAAGCTTTAGCTACAAATATAGTATCACATGTTCGTACTAAACTAGCACCTGCATGGACTCGTTATATAGCAACATTACAGTCTACATACTGCAAACGTATGTTACTTTTAGTATCTACATGTGAATTAGATTGGGCTACACAATGGAATGTTAGTATTCAGTTTCTTGGTGTGGACCTCCATCGTGGTGCtggtttaataaataatttattaagtgttGAAGAAAAAGCATTTAAATCTACAGATACAATTATACGCAG GCAAGCATTTCTTTCATGGAAATTACTGGTGGACAATTTTGCTTTAGACCCACAAGAACTTGCTACTGCTAGACGAGTAAAACTGTTATGTATTCCATTGAAtgccaaaaatagtaaaacTGAATTAATAGCATTAACAAAGTTAGAAGTTTGGTGGCATGTAATTATTAAGCTTTATAAAGACATTCAGAAATTTGTTAATCCTGTAATCACAcagtttttaaatttttgttttGGACCTCTTGGAGATACACCATTATTATCTTCAAAGTTTGATGTGGTAGCCTCACCAGGAAAAAGATTTTTTAAAACAAAAGTTGTTGCTGTGGATGCTTTATGTCAACTTCTTGTCACAAAACAAGATAGTTATACTGCTCCAATTTTGGAAGAAAGACTTCCGCATCCTATATCTGATGTTGTCTTTCGAGAATGTTATAAAAGTATAATTCACAGTGTAGGGGAAGCTTTGCTTGTACTAAGCCAACTTACAAATGCAGAAATGAAAAACAGATATCAATTTGGTAAAATACTATGGACAAGCTTGGTCAGTtatgtaaaaattaaaattagatcAGAATCAAAAGTTACAGAAAAG GAGATTATGTATAAAGATATGACACGGGTTATTACAGAATTAACAAACTATGCTGGGGATAAACCAATGATTAAAGATTTGATTCTTGACACAATCTTATTTGAAATTGCTGATTTAAGTACAGATTTTGATTTTCAAGATGATACATTGTCAAAATTGGTATTCAAATTTCTACAAACTTCAATTCTAAATAAAGCTGAAAA GAATCATTATAAAGCATTAAAATGTCTTTTTTGGCAATGTATTAAGTCTCAAAAGAAAAACGTGTATTATTTACATGCATTTAATTGTCTGAAAGAAAtgcatgaaaaaatatatttactattAAATGCAGAAGATAAAAATGA ATCTGTTATTCTTGAATTATGGTTTATTTTGGCATGTATATTAGGAGAATACATGAGTGATATACAAGAAATTAATGAAGGAAGTACTACAGAACATAACTTTAAAACTGTTGAATCTATTGTAGCATTTCcatttatgtatatacatttgGAGGACCACAAACag GTTCAAGAAGTAGCAAAGGCTTGGAAATGTTTATATAAGCATTTCGAAATGCGAACAGATCTTATAACAACAgtaaaatcaaacgaaattttgttaaatattgcaAGTATTATGCAACATTGTTTAACAGAAAATGAAGGGTCTTCTAATCTTATTTTAAACTGTTTAGACGTTTTGCTGAAAACTATCAACTATAAGCTTTTATTGG CGAATACAGAAGTTCCATCTATTATACATCTTATCGTGGATCTTGTCATGTACTTTTTATCCCATAAAAGAACTAAAGAATGTGAACGTGCTCTTAAAGCACTGTCAGCAGTAATTATTACTATCTATGGATATAATGCAGAAAAAGCAATAttatatttgttcgtttgtaaACCTGCTATTGAACTCATGCTTCAATCTGAATTAGAAATGCTACATAAAGAG ATAGCAAGTACATGGGAAAgtgtaattataatttttaaaggaCTTGGTAAACTAATAAATTATAGTCTTCTTTCATCttacaaaaaaataattattaaagcatTAAATCATTCAAGTCTTGATATACAAGTTCAAACAATGTCTCTCTTCCAATTGAAAAATGCGTTATGTGATAGTCCTAAATTAATATtggaagaaattgaaaaagaagtAGGGAAAAATAAGATATTAAGCAAGCCTgaaattacaaaaatgaaaaatgatcaAATTGAAAAGTCACTAAACCAAGTAAGTAGTGATTTCTTAAAAGGAACTAATAGCCAAAAATTAGTTAAGGAATCAGAACCAGtcaaaaatacagaaaagaaagtatcaattgacacagAGTCAcag GATTATGTTTTCATTAAAACAAACTTAAAGTTTGATGTCAATCGCTTGACAGAACACCAGAAAGAGTctttgaaacgaaggaaagaagatattgcagcattgtataatgatttgtcacaaTCTTcatcacaagatactcaaaatttacaagaatggtttgataaaaaaagtaaaagtttaggagaagcagagaaagatcataacaaaaaagataatatttcaataagaAATATGTTGGATGATGAtgcaaataaagaaaacaaaattgaaatgaaggaattagaagcagttagtaaatcaattgctgaaaatgatacaaaatcaacagacaacgttgaacaaaatataccattagaatccatacaaaaagcaaaaGATAATGCTTACAGTAATGAaaatttgcttatagaagaagatcAAATGATAACGGTGAAAAATGCTTATGACAATGCAGATCCAGAAACTTCAGCagatttagatgctaatacacaagagaaatctttagaaaataaagatgacaaaagtctatctccatctatgttagatagtagtaaacgacgcaatcgttataatgttgctgtaAAGCCTGTTACTCCGTCAAAACTTGAAGAAATTATTTACAATCAACCGGGACagtcaaacacaaataaaattttgcgaagcagcttaaagacgaaattaatccacgacaagtctgaaataattaataaacaaaaagcatcggaaaatgtagaaaataaattgaccaaagaagaaaaaagaggtattaaacgaaaatcaatttcagatagtgaaagcGAAACAGCTAATGTGCGTCAACGAAGGAAAGTTCTTTTAACGGagacagctagtgatagcgataggtgtgaatctgtagaaaatgataatgcagtaacgagTGTAATAGCAATTGATGAAGCGAATTTAAGCCAACGTACTAGGAATGAAATATCTCGTTTACGTATAAATATGGTATTTGACAGTCCCTTATCACGTAGTCGGCGATCCAAATGTTGTGATGATAAAAAGCAACCAGAAGAAAACAAAGGTGCTAATATTGCAAAGAgagaagcgaaacatagaggcagacctaggagatcggataaagttgAAGTTAAAAAAGGTGAAGATACAAGAAAGATCTTACAAAATAAAAAgagtggattagaagaacaaagaaaagtcaaagaaaatacaaaagaagaaactgcagagacagaagttAATTCAAAAAGTATAccaaataataagtgcgatttacttaataccgaaagagctattgaaattaatgatactgttcaaaatattaaatttactgaaggtagaagtcACACTCAAGATGATATGggagatgtagtagaagattcacaagcaTTATCTAAATTAGATAAAAGTAAATTATCAAAAGTAAGAATTgaacttaacaaaattgaagatACAAAAGCTATTTcacagaataaaaagaattcattagaaggagaaaaagaagtaggggaaaagaaacaaaaagaaaatgtacagacagaaattactTCAAAAagtatatcagatgataaatgtgatttacTTTATacaaaaaaatctactgaaaataatgttgaagtagttaataataataaatcatatagcgAAACACAAATTTTAAATCAAGATCTTAAGTCCATAGAAGGAAAAAATCAAACTCAAGATGATGCAGAAGATATAGTAGAAAGTTCCCAAGAAACATtagaattgttaaaaaaatGTACTGAAAAAcaatgttttattaaaattaataaggtGGACGATATTTCTCCTTTGATGAAATGCTGTGATGCTACAGCTGAGAATGAGGAAGTAGctaaaattgtttcaaatgatTGTGATAACGACAATATCAAAGTTCCTAAAGAtaattttaaggaatttgaagAAACCAATGAAATCAGTATCAGTGAACCAAAGATTTCAACTCCTATTATTGAAAATAACTTATGTGATAATGAAAAGGATAGTGTATCTGAAGTGCAAAAAGTAAATGATGGATCAGTGTTTAAATCCTTGCTTGAGTTATCATCGCCTAAAAGTAATATCAAACGCCAGACAAAATTAAAAACCTTCTCAGCACAAGGACGTGCAGCTCATATGTTAGGGTTAGTAACAAAACAAGCAAGAATGGAAGCTGAAGACTATGTAATAAATTCAGATGAAGAACATACAGTTAAAAGAGTAAAATCCAAAGATACGGACAATGATATGTTGCTTGGAAAAAAAGAACAAGCACCTATGttgaaagaagttgataaaataacagcaacatgtagcagcagacaagagaaaatttttaataatatgagGTCAACAGATTATTGTTCTTCCCCtccaataaaattattttctaatttgaaaaatgatGGAGAAAAAGTTTTCACAAAAGCTGACAAATCAGTAGATTGCATATCTGCACAAACTGATGCTCAAACTGATAAAATAGGTGAAGAAACCATGCTTCAAGTAGATGAATTGCCAATTCTAGAATGGTCAAGTGCAAATCCACCTTCATTGACTGCATCTCCAAGTGCAAGTATATTGAAACGTCAACGTCAATATATTCCAGAACCTGATCCTGAAGCTGTAACTCCTAGTAAG cgAAAAAGAGTAAGCTTTGCGGATCCTCCAGTTTCAAAGGAAATGGGATATGAAATTACATCTACTGACTCAATCTATAAAGCTATTAAATTTACTTCACGTGGACTAGTACGTAAGGATTCGCCATTAAGGTTAAAACAAATTAAGCAGAAATTGGTATCAACAGACTCAGATAAGTTGGAAAAAGATGAAGAAACTGATGTGACAAATGCATCCGAAGTTGACATACAATGTGAAAGAGAAAACGAATTATTGACAAAAATAGCTGAAGAATTAGAATATTCAGAGAATGTTACTATAGATACTGATGTGCAAATGTGTAATTCTGTAGATGGGTCAACAAATGCAGTTCCAATgccaaataatattaaaattgataatttaaatattgaacTTGAAATTACCCAAGATTCAACGTCTTCCAAACATGTAAAACGGACAtttacaagcaaaatagatcaaAGTAAAAAAGATGAAATTTTGGAAGTATCAAAAGATTGTAATgttagtttagaaaataatgAATTTGATCATTCAATGACACAGGAAGACATGTTTACTGGAATAGATACTAAACATAATGATTTTGTTGAAGAAAGGACTTCTGATATTGATACAAGCGCTATAGAAAATACATCTATTATGAATAATTCATTAGATCTGCTGAAATTCAATGTTCAGGACAATTCTATAATAAAGCATTCATCAGAAAAACATGCGAATTCTGAATATTTAGACGATACAATAGATGCAGCAAACCTTACTGTATTGAATTCTTCAGCAAACTCAGACGAAATTTTCTGCGGAAAATTAATAAGGACTAGTACACAAGCAACTGAGAATATGCAAGAGAATATCCAAGAACAAGATACTCTACCCGTTACAGATTCAGTATTTGGAAGCTTACCTTCAAGTCAAGACG TTGATGCTTCTAAAACTAATTCTCAAGCAATGTATGAAGTTGCACAAACGACTGGATCAGAATCATCAAATGGGACAACTAC ACAAATTACGAGTATGCCAGCATCATCTAAGGTTACCATTTCTACATCAGAAAATGATACTGAAAATTCTAGCTCTTGCGCTAGAAATGCAGTGACAACAACACAAGCAACAAAAACTGTTGGAACCTGTACTAGTATTGACTCTATTTATCTATCCAAAGCAGGAGCGAATAAAGCGACAAAATCGGTTGCAGCACAAATGGCTTTGGAAGACCTTTTGGATGAGATAGATGTTAACTTAGTGCTAGAAAGTGCAGTAAGGAGATGCACTCCAGAAAAACTTCTTCTAcaatataaa AATAAAATGAGACATGTATCACAGGTGGAATTGGAAAGTGAAACCATCAGAATGCTTGGcactgaaaatagaaaaaattctAATGAAGTAATATTGAAGATGGCATGCCGTGCTTGTGGAGTGAATAAAGTTTTGCTTCGGCTTCCTGATATTTTCAGTGCTGACAaacaattttttgtaaaagtattgaatacatatagaaaaaagataaagaccAGTGATTGTTTGGATATTCTCGATTTTAACGAAGTTAAGGATGCTGTTtatgaaaaatgtatatcttcaGAACTTGCTGAAATGTTgtccaaaaaattgaaagaagaagaacaacAGGGGATAAGGAAGCCTATGACAGAATTATCTAGTTTAAACGCTATGTTAAAAAGAATGCCAATGGATGTAATCATTAGCCATACAGTCGCAAATGATGAATTAATACCACCGCGTGTCGTtttagatatagcattgcaaaatAATAGTCCAGCTGACATAGCGCAAGCTTTGGAATCTCAATCTTCTCCTGTTATGGAGAATATTTTCAGTAAATTTTGGACTTCCCAGTTTGCAGTCGAATGTATCGAACAATTCTGTGAATCGAAAGAGGATTTATTAAAGATTTTTGAAGCAGTCAGTTCGAAGTTCAGTCGGGAAGATCTTCTCCAAGTATTCTATGAATCTATGAAGGCTAAACTAATGGTAAAACAAGAGAATGACTAA